The Acropora muricata isolate sample 2 chromosome 5, ASM3666990v1, whole genome shotgun sequence genome includes a window with the following:
- the LOC136917264 gene encoding G2/M phase-specific E3 ubiquitin-protein ligase-like, protein MPSMDSLAYAKVASGSVNSHDRDDFDPRKRIRVCSKDQVALDTGGVLRQFYSDVFVALSQNGDHLKLFEGEAKRRLPLFRSEHVVSGIFEIVGKMIAHSLVQGGPGFPYLAPVVYSYISTGDLQAALLHVSAVDVCDPTLSTIIERDSNKLDVVQSLITYSVLTKKKVLLDQMRKGLMVLDVLPQIQKHPELFEHLFVDKVDITPEYVLELVDLKDENDSIPAKRCCHMLSAFIQNSEETDLSEFLQFVTGSPTVTGTMVPGCIKVSCTDTDSFYASTCLMELKVPLQFSTYKEFESTLRMVIKGKSFTMASLNTDCVTCVTSKGTLNSEMHFSVLRQCSMRVAL, encoded by the exons ATGCCCTCAATGGATAGCTTAGCTTACGCCAAG gttGCCAGTGGATCAGTTAACAGCCATGACAGAGATGACTTTGATCCCAGAAAACGAATTAGAGTCTGCTCGAAAGATCAAGTAGCTCTTGATACTGGTGGTGTATTAAGACAATTCTATAGTGATGTTTTTGTTGCCTTGTCTCAAAATGGTGATCATTTGAAGCTCTTTGAGGGTGAAGCCAAGAGACGGTTACCACTGTTCAGGAGTGAACATGTCGTGTCTGGTATTTTTGAAATTGTCGGTAAAATGATTGCTCACAGCCTCGTGCAAGGCGGTCCGGGATTTCCATACCTGGCTCCAGTAGTGTACTCTTACATCTCCACTGGTGACCTTCAGGCAGCTCTCCTTCATGTTTCAGCGGTTGATGTTTGTGATCCTACTCTGTCAACCATTATTGAAAGG GATTCCAATAAGTTGGATGTTGTTCAGTCACTAATAACCTACAGTGTACTTACAAAGAAGAAGGTCTTGCTGGATCAAATGAGAAAGGGCCTCATGGTGCTTGATGTGTTACCCCAAATTCAGAAACACCCTGAATTGTTTGAGCATCTGTTTGTGGACAAAGTAGACATAACACCAGAGTATGTATTGGAGCTGGTAGATCTAAAAGATGAAAATGATAGCATTCCTGCCAAGAGATGCTGTCACATGCTGTCAGCCTTCATCCAAAACTCTGAGGAGACTGATTTAAGTGAGTTCCTGCAGTTTGTTACTGGTAGTCCAACTGTAACAGGTACCATGGTGCCAGGGTGTATTAAAGTGTCATGTACAGACACTGATTCATTTTATGCATCAACTTGTCTTATGGAGTTGAAAGTACCGCTGCAATTCTCCACCTACAAAGAGTTTGAGTCAACCCTTAGGATGGTTATTAAAGGCAAGTCATTCACCATGGCCTCACTGAACACTGATTGCGTTACATGTGTTACTTCTAAAGGTACTTTGAATTCAGAAATGCACTTCAGTGTCTTGAGACAATGTTCTATGAGAGTAGCTTTATGA
- the LOC136917940 gene encoding uncharacterized protein, whose translation MLFSMVSEMVQNSQSLYSFTFNALFIIHEYIYSHSTTKFLFKKYIYLHLTTYFLFTKIFTHIYGCIHSHSTVYIRSHSQSKYSFNIFCTPPLRTIRSQLSLFCERKMAEEERPSRVEVLHWQDLFSAALDLLEECEWEWYTAEVGVRENIQIRLEYLIVALQQALPFVSINSAVLNEILGNIRLLHGQWMRHNSLNCTSLAVYSVTSPEVFRSGSVGRPKYLISEEVLLHLRSSGFTWTKIAQMLLVSWWTLRRRIVEYGLGEITGFSMISDSQLDNLVERFMSDHGTLVGYSLVSGHLRSLGLRVQRDRIRESIGRVDPGNSRIRWAVVISRRAYSVAGSNSLWHIDGHHSLVTWGFVIHGGINGFSRLIVFLKCSSNNRSNTVLDLFLTATQRFEWPSRVRSDHGGENVRVWEAMEERRGPNRGSYLVGTSTQNQRIERLWRDVFRVVTHIFYYTFQSMEEAGILERSNTLDLFALHFTFLPRINRALESFVEAWNLHPIRTEHNWTPEQIWINGMIDLRNRQLTAVADVVEGMGSTDDLEWFGFDPQAPHPGDDGLSTVVVDDVDIELPEDIGEQLLRVINPLAESSSFGIDLYIQVLEVLISHIV comes from the coding sequence ATGCTCTTTTCTATGGTTagcgaaatggtgcaaaattcacaaagttTATATTCGTTCACATTCAAtgctttatttattattcacgaatatatttattcacattcaacAACTAAGTTCTTATTcaagaaatatatttatttgcaTTTAACAACATATTTCTTATTCACGAAAATATTTACTCACATTTACGGATGTATACATTCACATTCAACGGTTTATATTCGTTCACATTCACAATCAAAATATTCATTCAACATTTTCTGCACACCCCCTTTGCGCACCATTAGGTCCCAGCTCTCGCTCTTTTGTGAACGCAAAATGGCGGAGGAAGAAAGGCCTAGTAGGGTGGAAGTGTTACACTGGCAAGATCTTTTTTCTGCAGCTCTCGATCTCCTAGAAGAGTGCGAATGGGAATGGTACACTGCGGAAGTAGGAGTGAGAGAGAACATTCAAATAAGGCTGGAGTATCTTATAGTGGCTCTCCAGCAAGCTTTGCCTTTCGTCAGTATTAATAGCGCAGTACTGAATGAAATACTGGGAAATATTCGTCTTTTGCATGGACAGTGGATGCGACACAACTCATTAAACTGCACAAGCCTTGCAGTGTATTCTGTGACCAGCCCCGAGGTCTTCCGATCTGGAAGCGTCGGGCGACCAAAGTATTTAATATCCGAAGAAGTCCTTCTGCACCTAAGATCGTCGGGTTTCACGTGGACTAAAATAGCTCAAATGCTTCTTGTTTCATGGTGGACATTGAGACGTCGTATTGTGGAGTATGGGCTAGGGGAGATAACAGGCTTCTCCATGATTTCGGATTCACAACTAGACAATCTCGTAGAACGTTTTATGAGTGACCATGGGACTTTGGTTGGGTATTCCTTGGTGTCTGGACATCTTCGGTCATTGGGTCTAAGAGTTCAACGGGATCGAATCAGGGAGAGTATTGGCCGCGTTGACCCTGGAAACTCTAGAATCCGTTGGGCTGTCGTAATTTCTAGGAGAGCATATTCTGTGGCAGGTTCAAATAGCTTATGGCATATTGACGGACACCATAGCCTGGTGACATGGGGATTTGTCATACATGGTGGAATCAATGGTTTTTCTCGCCtaattgttttcttgaaatgttcCTCTAATAACAGAAGTAACACTGTCCTAGATTTGTTCCTGACAGCAACACAAAGGTTTGAGTGGCCATCAAGGGTGCGAAGTGATCATGGGGGTGAAAATGTGAGGGTGTGGGAGGCAATGGAAGAAAGAAGAGGGCCTAATCGAGGGAGCTATCTCGTGGGAACATCAACTCAAAATCAGCGAATTGAAAGACTGTGGAGAGACGTCTTTCGTGTTGTTACACATATATTCTATTATACATTTCAATCCATGGAAGAGGCTGGTATCTTAGAGAGAAGTAACACACTTGATTTGTTTGCTCTTCACTTTACTTTCCTCCCTAGAATCAACAGGGCTTTAGAAAGTTTTGTAGAAGCTTGGAACCTTCACCCAATTCGAACTGAACACAACTGGACACCTGAGCAAATCTGGATAAATGGAATGATTGATTTAAGAAATCGACAACTTACAGCAGTAGCAGACGTGGTGGAAGGTATGGGAAGTACTGATGACTTGGAATGGTTTGGATTTGACCCACAAGCACCTCACCCTGGTGACGATGGGCTGTCAACGGTAGTTGTTGATGATGTTGACATTGAATTACCAGAGGATATAGGAGAACAATTATTACGTGTTATTAATCCTTTGGCAGAGTCAAGCAGCTTTGGAATTGACTTGTATATACAAGTTCTTGAAGTTCTGATATCACATATTGTCTAG